One stretch of Paenibacillus sp. AN1007 DNA includes these proteins:
- a CDS encoding HAMP domain-containing sensor histidine kinase, translating into MNSKLINTVRWKFIYAFLLSGVLTAVILYGSGKLGETILANQPYPNYTIPGQAVRWLVNHIGSVPLMIAVGIICFVLFFFLFTRKVMVVLDEITAGIQEVAKGELSHRIEVKTADEFGVVAASINQMAEKLQRSLQEERSAVAAKNDLITGISHDLRTPLTSILGFLEYIEKDRYQDELEMRYYVSIAYEKSLTLRKLIDDLFEYTRVSGGGLPLSLTPLNLNPFLMQLAEEFAPMLEDAGMTYRIVGREKPLWIQAAAGELVRAYENLFSNAIRYGAKGKVMEIGLTFEDEEAVVRISNYGDPIPAQDLPHLFERFYRVDKSRSRDTGGTGLGLAIAKSMIELHQGRIAAYSENGRTDFVTRFPMILPPAPTALEE; encoded by the coding sequence ATGAATTCGAAACTGATTAATACGGTCCGGTGGAAGTTTATTTATGCATTTCTGTTAAGCGGCGTTTTGACTGCGGTGATTTTGTATGGCTCAGGCAAGCTCGGCGAGACAATTCTGGCCAACCAGCCCTATCCAAACTATACTATTCCGGGACAAGCGGTCCGCTGGCTCGTGAATCACATTGGCTCTGTCCCTCTGATGATTGCTGTAGGAATTATCTGTTTTGTGCTGTTTTTTTTCCTGTTCACTCGCAAAGTGATGGTTGTGCTGGACGAGATCACGGCGGGTATTCAGGAAGTAGCCAAAGGCGAATTGTCACATCGCATTGAAGTGAAAACCGCGGATGAGTTCGGAGTCGTGGCTGCGAGCATCAATCAGATGGCCGAGAAGCTGCAGCGATCGCTTCAGGAAGAGCGCAGTGCGGTTGCTGCCAAGAATGATTTGATTACCGGGATATCGCATGATCTAAGAACACCACTAACCTCCATTCTTGGATTTCTGGAATACATTGAAAAGGATCGATATCAGGATGAACTGGAAATGCGTTATTACGTCAGCATCGCCTATGAGAAGTCTTTGACCCTCCGCAAACTCATTGATGATTTGTTTGAGTATACGCGAGTGAGTGGTGGAGGCTTGCCATTATCATTAACGCCGCTGAATCTGAACCCGTTCCTGATGCAGCTCGCCGAAGAATTTGCTCCGATGCTTGAAGATGCAGGTATGACTTATAGAATTGTTGGACGTGAGAAGCCTCTATGGATTCAGGCTGCAGCGGGAGAGCTGGTCCGAGCTTACGAGAACCTGTTCAGCAACGCTATCCGTTATGGTGCAAAGGGTAAAGTCATGGAGATTGGCCTTACGTTTGAGGATGAAGAGGCTGTTGTACGTATTAGCAATTATGGAGATCCGATCCCGGCCCAGGATTTGCCGCATCTGTTTGAGCGCTTCTATCGTGTGGATAAATCACGTTCCCGCGATACCGGAGGTACAGGGCTTGGTTTAGCAATTGCCAAATCGATGATTGAGCTGCATCAAGGCAGGATCGCTGCATACAGCGAGAACGGGCGAACGGATTTTGTTACCCGTTTTCCGATGATCCTTCCTCCTGCTCCTACTGCTCTTGAAGAATGA
- a CDS encoding response regulator transcription factor — translation MAQPASILLVDDEQDIIKLMEIYFANEGYRIVTANDGMQALQLLKTEKIDLIILDVMMPNMDGIEACMKIREQQKMPIIMLSAKSTDIDKITGLSIGADDYVTKPFNPLELVARAKSQLRRYHTFNESRESKEHEWVIDDLVINTDTHEVWVDNEKIHLTPREFAVLELLARHQGSVLSMEQIYRQVWKEDFMESNNTVMVHIRKLREKIEQDSKHPKFIQTVWGVGYKMIKPM, via the coding sequence GTGGCACAACCAGCATCGATACTGCTTGTTGATGATGAGCAGGACATTATTAAATTGATGGAGATTTATTTTGCTAATGAAGGATATCGAATTGTTACAGCGAATGACGGGATGCAGGCGCTGCAGCTGCTTAAGACGGAGAAGATTGACCTCATCATTCTTGACGTAATGATGCCGAATATGGACGGAATTGAAGCTTGTATGAAAATACGTGAGCAGCAGAAAATGCCGATTATTATGCTGTCCGCAAAAAGTACGGACATTGACAAAATAACGGGACTGAGCATTGGCGCCGATGATTATGTAACCAAGCCATTCAATCCGCTTGAATTAGTAGCACGGGCCAAGTCCCAGCTTCGAAGGTACCACACGTTTAACGAAAGCAGAGAGAGCAAGGAGCATGAATGGGTAATTGATGATCTGGTTATTAATACCGATACACATGAAGTGTGGGTAGATAACGAAAAGATTCATCTGACTCCTCGCGAATTCGCTGTACTGGAGCTGCTGGCTCGTCATCAAGGATCGGTCCTGAGTATGGAGCAGATCTACCGCCAAGTGTGGAAAGAAGATTTCATGGAGTCGAACAATACGGTCATGGTGCATATTCGCAAACTTCGTGAGAAGATTGAGCAGGATAGTAAACATCCCAAATTTATTCAGACGGTATGGGGTGTCGGGTACAAGATGATCAAACCGATGTAA
- a CDS encoding aminoglycoside phosphotransferase family protein, producing the protein MEGNIYNQNSFASESGMIERVREIPELRGAVQIQRISKGYSKDHKFKIMLPDQGNVLLRIYSYTEMESKRQEIQVLEQLRQMGVLCQIPLGIGRLDDNNGYMILSYLEGEDASEVLPLMSEQQQWDIGMKAGRELKRIHQLPVQKQDESWYTRKSTKHQRYVERYQACPVVMANDQYILDFIDDHLEWMKGRPDCFQHDDFHPANLVVNQGELSGVIDFNRADQGDPVHEFLKLGLFATEISVPYSIGQVQGYFEGHDPDEEFWNLYSLYTAMALVSSVVWIQNVKPDETDQMMTKIERVREDHDDFRSVIPRWYTVNR; encoded by the coding sequence TTGGAAGGGAATATATATAATCAGAATTCATTTGCAAGCGAGAGCGGAATGATCGAGCGGGTGAGAGAGATTCCTGAACTTCGAGGAGCGGTACAGATTCAACGGATATCCAAAGGGTATTCTAAGGACCACAAGTTCAAGATTATGCTGCCAGATCAAGGAAATGTCCTGCTGCGAATCTATTCTTACACTGAAATGGAGTCCAAACGGCAAGAAATTCAAGTATTGGAACAACTGAGACAGATGGGAGTTCTGTGTCAAATCCCACTTGGCATTGGCAGATTGGACGATAACAACGGGTATATGATCCTGAGCTATCTGGAAGGGGAAGATGCCTCTGAGGTACTGCCTCTAATGAGTGAACAGCAGCAGTGGGATATTGGCATGAAAGCCGGTAGGGAGTTGAAACGCATTCACCAGCTGCCTGTACAGAAGCAGGATGAGTCCTGGTACACCCGCAAGAGTACGAAACATCAGCGTTATGTGGAGCGATACCAGGCATGCCCCGTCGTTATGGCAAATGACCAGTATATTCTGGATTTTATTGACGATCATTTGGAGTGGATGAAAGGCCGGCCGGATTGTTTTCAGCATGATGATTTCCATCCGGCTAATCTGGTAGTGAATCAGGGAGAATTGTCCGGGGTGATTGATTTCAACCGTGCAGATCAAGGGGACCCTGTACATGAGTTCCTGAAGCTGGGTTTGTTTGCCACAGAGATCAGTGTTCCTTATTCGATTGGACAGGTACAGGGTTATTTTGAAGGACATGATCCGGATGAAGAATTCTGGAACTTGTATTCGCTATACACGGCTATGGCACTGGTATCCTCTGTAGTGTGGATTCAGAATGTGAAGCCGGACGAGACGGATCAGATGATGACGAAGATTGAACGTGTGCGTGAAGATCATGATGATTTTCGCAGTGTGATCCCAAGATGGTATACTGTGAACAGATAA
- a CDS encoding DinB family protein: MIQSAFKHIDTAVASLVDICNQLSEEDLELTPIEGKRSVGELLGHLALICRADLYISEGASEEEMAFFYQENRVCSLNQIKQALIENRNFLYQRYLQFTTEELLHVTKSYWGASYSRLEWLLEMMGHMYHHRGQLYTMLTLTGREPKTVMFV, translated from the coding sequence TTGATTCAGTCGGCATTCAAACATATTGATACGGCGGTTGCATCTTTGGTCGATATTTGCAATCAATTAAGTGAGGAAGATTTGGAGCTGACCCCGATTGAGGGGAAACGATCTGTCGGAGAGCTGCTCGGGCACCTGGCATTGATCTGCCGCGCAGATTTGTACATATCCGAAGGTGCATCGGAAGAAGAGATGGCTTTCTTTTATCAAGAGAACCGCGTGTGCTCCTTGAACCAGATTAAGCAGGCACTCATCGAGAACCGGAACTTTCTGTATCAGCGATACCTGCAGTTTACAACGGAAGAACTGCTTCATGTAACGAAATCCTACTGGGGCGCTTCTTACAGCCGCTTGGAGTGGCTGCTTGAGATGATGGGACATATGTATCATCACAGAGGTCAGCTGTATACGATGTTAACACTGACAGGCAGAGAACCCAAAACGGTGATGTTTGTATAG
- a CDS encoding YwqG family protein, which translates to MIKPEQCERLTRKARKTLEEEYGLGAAADLVLDAGRWGIRLDVSTTDEYRRTGNSRVGGHPDLPEELDWPLTKDGVPMTFLAQLNMVDLSPYTPNDGRGTLPERGMLYFFVGGVDAAYPIEHRVIYEPSSHNLVKREPDGVTALGGEPTTAHAVTVLPNLEVPTYAYIDAAALNELDAAAESEGGAAHEGSLFDRYLEFESDWNHPSPLNWGGMFGYPEGQHPDAEHQALSYIELGEEYSGDVQECVKKLTAQYSGDEERAWEELSDTLLLLKIDTHDAIGFQWLDCGELQFFIRGADLEAEQFEHTCCLVYSS; encoded by the coding sequence ATGATTAAGCCGGAACAATGTGAACGTCTGACTAGAAAAGCGCGTAAAACCCTCGAAGAAGAATACGGTCTCGGAGCTGCTGCCGATCTGGTGCTGGATGCTGGACGCTGGGGTATTCGCCTGGATGTATCCACGACCGATGAATATCGCAGAACAGGCAATTCGCGTGTCGGCGGACATCCTGATCTGCCGGAAGAACTGGACTGGCCTCTGACAAAGGATGGGGTGCCGATGACTTTTCTGGCCCAGCTGAATATGGTGGACTTGTCTCCTTATACGCCCAATGACGGGCGCGGGACGCTGCCGGAGCGGGGCATGCTGTACTTTTTCGTTGGCGGAGTGGATGCTGCTTATCCGATTGAACATCGAGTGATCTATGAACCCTCTTCACATAACCTTGTAAAACGCGAGCCTGACGGAGTTACTGCACTGGGCGGAGAACCCACGACAGCTCATGCGGTTACGGTTCTACCTAACCTTGAGGTTCCTACATATGCATATATAGACGCCGCGGCGTTGAACGAACTTGATGCAGCGGCAGAAAGTGAAGGAGGGGCTGCTCATGAAGGAAGTCTGTTTGACCGCTATCTGGAATTCGAATCGGATTGGAATCATCCCAGCCCGCTCAACTGGGGAGGCATGTTTGGTTACCCGGAAGGGCAGCACCCCGATGCTGAACATCAAGCATTAAGTTATATTGAGCTGGGTGAGGAGTACAGCGGGGATGTGCAGGAATGTGTGAAGAAGCTGACGGCCCAATATAGTGGAGATGAAGAGCGCGCATGGGAAGAGCTGTCCGACACGCTGCTGCTTTTAAAAATAGATACACACGATGCCATCGGTTTTCAGTGGCTGGATTGCGGTGAACTGCAATTTTTCATTCGAGGTGCTGATCTGGAAGCTGAGCAATTTGAACACACGTGCTGCCTGGTTTATTCAAGTTAA
- a CDS encoding ammonium transporter, whose protein sequence is MTLETLSSGIDTVWVVLSAAMILLMEGGFALLEAGFVRYKNSVNIIMKVFADITIGTLLFYAIGFGLMYGSDAGGFIGVTGFFLHGDLSHLDVPVSLETFWLFQAAFTIAVISIVSGAVAERINFRAYLLYIILMTAIIYPIGGHWAWGGGWLGQLGMQDFAGSAVIHALGGFSALAAAIIIGPRKGKYTPLGVSAIALPSNLPLASVGAFLLWFGWFGFNAGSTLSATDVRIGHIAIVTMLSAASGGAATLLYTLFRFNRSDAPSVINGSLAGLVGITAGCAFVGDLAAIFIGAVSGLLMMAAANWLDRMRIDDPVGAFPVHAVSGMWGTIAVGLFATDGGLFMGGGWKLLGVQVLGLTALVIWGFAMTWFGLKLIGRMVPVRSTEEEEDLGLDISYHGVMAAHQSHEFLDGEEHMIAYQQKSSDSNRL, encoded by the coding sequence ATGACTTTGGAAACATTAAGCTCCGGAATCGACACCGTCTGGGTTGTACTCAGCGCAGCGATGATTTTGTTGATGGAGGGCGGATTTGCCCTGCTGGAGGCCGGATTTGTACGTTATAAAAACAGTGTGAATATCATTATGAAGGTGTTTGCTGATATTACTATAGGTACGTTATTGTTTTATGCCATCGGTTTTGGCTTGATGTACGGGTCGGATGCAGGTGGCTTTATAGGAGTAACCGGATTTTTCCTTCATGGTGATCTTTCTCATCTGGACGTGCCGGTATCCTTAGAGACATTCTGGCTGTTCCAGGCTGCATTTACGATTGCAGTTATATCTATTGTGTCCGGTGCGGTAGCGGAGCGGATCAATTTTCGTGCATATTTGCTCTATATCATCCTGATGACGGCGATCATCTATCCGATTGGCGGACACTGGGCATGGGGTGGCGGATGGCTCGGCCAGCTGGGCATGCAGGATTTTGCTGGCTCGGCAGTCATCCACGCGCTGGGCGGTTTCTCTGCACTCGCGGCAGCCATTATTATCGGGCCGCGTAAAGGGAAGTACACGCCGCTTGGTGTAAGTGCGATTGCACTGCCGAGCAATCTGCCGCTGGCGTCGGTAGGTGCTTTCCTGCTGTGGTTCGGCTGGTTTGGATTTAACGCGGGCAGCACATTGAGTGCCACAGATGTCAGAATCGGTCACATCGCTATCGTGACGATGTTATCAGCGGCATCTGGCGGTGCAGCGACGCTTCTGTACACCTTGTTCCGCTTTAATCGTTCCGATGCCCCTTCCGTGATTAACGGTTCACTTGCGGGACTGGTAGGCATCACGGCAGGCTGTGCATTTGTAGGTGATCTGGCAGCCATATTCATCGGGGCAGTATCCGGTCTGCTGATGATGGCGGCAGCCAACTGGCTGGATCGTATGCGAATTGATGATCCGGTAGGCGCTTTCCCGGTTCATGCCGTTTCGGGGATGTGGGGTACCATCGCTGTAGGATTGTTTGCCACAGACGGAGGTTTATTCATGGGCGGCGGCTGGAAGCTGCTTGGCGTTCAGGTGCTGGGTCTGACGGCATTAGTCATCTGGGGGTTCGCGATGACCTGGTTTGGACTGAAGCTTATTGGCAGGATGGTTCCTGTGCGCTCAACCGAAGAGGAAGAAGACCTCGGTCTGGATATCAGTTATCATGGGGTGATGGCTGCGCACCAGTCGCATGAATTTCTGGATGGTGAGGAGCATATGATTGCATATCAACAGAAGTCCTCTGATTCAAATCGATTATAA
- a CDS encoding DinB family protein, which produces MFERNDEIRNQIWETVSGLDEEQLNRKPSPEQWSIMQVLRHLNLMENVITKQARLALEKEQQVSTEKKPYELSLDRSRSVEAPPHVQPPAEPETLAEIRSDLAVSHQALEQFAREHDVALLQSKSFPHPAFGEMDLAQWIDFTSYHEERHLAQIREIKQQLGL; this is translated from the coding sequence ATGTTTGAACGTAATGATGAGATACGAAATCAAATCTGGGAAACCGTTTCGGGACTCGATGAGGAGCAGTTGAACCGAAAACCTTCCCCGGAACAATGGAGTATCATGCAGGTGCTGCGGCACTTGAATCTGATGGAAAATGTGATCACCAAGCAAGCTCGCCTTGCCCTGGAAAAAGAGCAGCAGGTTTCCACCGAAAAAAAACCTTATGAACTGTCTCTGGACCGCAGCAGATCCGTGGAAGCTCCTCCTCATGTGCAGCCCCCGGCTGAGCCGGAGACACTTGCGGAAATTCGCAGCGATCTCGCTGTGTCCCACCAAGCACTGGAACAGTTCGCACGTGAGCATGATGTTGCCCTGTTACAAAGCAAATCGTTCCCTCACCCGGCGTTTGGTGAGATGGACCTTGCGCAATGGATTGATTTTACCAGCTATCACGAGGAACGCCATCTAGCACAGATTCGCGAGATCAAGCAGCAACTGGGACTGTGA
- a CDS encoding N-acetyltransferase family protein, whose amino-acid sequence MALEKVQIDYARLEDLPRIVEIYNSTIESRMVTADLEPVTVEQRLPWFHEHTPDRRPLWVMKQNGQVVAWASLSSFYGRPAYNGTVEVSVYVDRQCRGIGAGGLLLQTVFEACPALGITTILGFVFGHNEPSLGLLRKHGFEQWGFYPEVAVLDGVNRDLVILGKKIGADHRMKEAQF is encoded by the coding sequence ATGGCGTTGGAAAAGGTGCAGATCGATTACGCACGTCTGGAAGACTTGCCGAGGATTGTTGAGATTTATAATTCGACGATTGAAAGCCGGATGGTAACGGCAGATTTGGAACCGGTGACGGTGGAGCAGCGCCTGCCATGGTTCCATGAGCATACACCGGATCGTCGCCCTCTGTGGGTGATGAAGCAGAACGGGCAGGTTGTGGCGTGGGCCAGTCTGAGTTCGTTCTACGGACGTCCTGCGTATAATGGGACAGTGGAAGTCAGTGTATACGTTGACCGGCAGTGTCGTGGAATTGGGGCCGGCGGGCTGCTGCTGCAGACGGTTTTCGAGGCTTGTCCCGCGCTGGGGATTACGACAATTCTTGGATTTGTATTTGGTCATAACGAACCGAGCCTGGGGCTGCTCCGCAAGCACGGTTTCGAACAGTGGGGGTTCTATCCCGAGGTAGCTGTGCTGGATGGGGTGAACCGGGACCTTGTCATTTTGGGCAAAAAAATTGGAGCAGATCACCGCATGAAAGAAGCGCAGTTCTAA